Within the Drosophila melanogaster chromosome 3R genome, the region GAATCCCTAGCTGTACTTGTATGctgttttatatattcatgCCCAGCAAAAGCTGTTTTTTATCCCCCTTTTTATTCGGGCAGCGCAAACAAGCGGAAAATGTTACACATACGCCCCGTGTGACGGCAGACAGAacgatttgtttgtttgtttgctcggGTTTTGTGGCCCCTCCCCCGTGCTCGCCTACCCCTTTCCATGACTTCTGCtttgttgcatttgcataatgaGTTCTTCTTGGCCACGGTCGTCCGACCAAGCCAAAGGTTGCAGGCACAGGTCGCTTTTCCGCCGGTTTTCCCAGATTTTCCCCGCCTTTTTTACCTTCAGCTGCCTGCAGCGAGTGGCACGTGCATGTCACTGTTACTAtatctttgtatctgtatcgATGGGCACGGAGAAGATACAAAGGGAAAATATATAACTTAACTACATTTTGTAGgcgaaaatattattatttaatttcacttttccatttagttcttttaaaaaacaaaactatttaaactATGAAAAATGTCCAATTAATTGCtcgttaatttttttctctgtCATTGCCATGGAAATTTGTTGCGCGAGCGgcaaagttttgtttttgtttgcaatttcCGTCAAGGTCAAACCGGCTGTTCATTATCGCTGTGGTTGTGGTTGTTTCGGTGCCCGAATGGGGTTATTCCAGCCACCCCCCCAACCAAACTGAAGTCATATACAGTGAAATGAGCAACTCGAAGCTCGAGAAATTCCACCGAAAATATCCAGACTTTTGTAATAGTGAATTCCGTTGACTTTCGCACTGGTTTACGCCTCTTCTAACTACCCAAGTTCAACAATTTTCGGTTGGAGGGTGCTATAATGGGGACTCAGCGACAGCTGCACCACTGGcccattacgtatacgcagggTGAGCCATGGGACCGCAGTCAGCTGGCTAATTGACGACagcaggcaaacaaaagaGAGATTCCAAAGGCGAGAGACGTGTGCATATATGTAGAAAGAGACCATATAGAACAAGTGGCTGGAGCGATCGGTGACTGTCAACTGAGAATCGGGGAATCTCGGCCTGAGATGGCGGTGACTTTTCCAAAGTCGTGAGCAGAGAAAACCTGGCCACAAATCCGTGGGACTGAAGGTGATTCGCTGGATGCTCGCAAAGCTCTCAAATgatattgttttatttctttatataaTTGTTTGGCCTGCGAGCTTTCCGAGATATCCAGTATTTATCTTTCGACTATTTCGTAATGCCCTCTATCACTCCTTATTGATATTAATTAGTCCGGTCTGGAGGCACTTCCGCAATCGGTCAGTTATCAGATCAATAGCTAATTAGTTTCCTGACGAAACGTTACCTCATCCTTATCGTGCATATTCACTTATACGTATGAACACAATTGAAGTCTGTGAATCTTTGCGAAATTCAGGCACGTTCGCACTATCTGTTTGAGTGTTCGTTTATCGGAGACTTCGGCTTAACTTGATCTAACTATTGGTTAAATATGCTTTTAATGATCACTCGCGAGTCGTTGTGGCTTTTTCAATACTTTAAAGGCTTGCTGGTTAGTATAAATAATATACTTTCACTGCCCGAACCGGATATATTTATTGCCAACTTGTGATTTTTATATCTGAGGGACGCGCGCGATTTTCTCGGCTGTCATCCGCTGGCGTCGCGCTACTTTTCCATTCTGAACTGTCGGAATGATAGAAGCGAGAGCTTTTCCCGCTTTCAGTAACTTTTGCGACCGAGAGAGCGCcgcaaaaaataataaataaaagagaagCCCTCGGCGATTGCATTTCAGATTCATATTAATTTTGATTCTCAAGTcagtttgttattgtttttttttttttttttttgcccggGCTGTGCTCTGCCTCTTTCCACTGCCCAATAAACAATGCCATCTGTGCAACTACTATTCATAAGAAGGGGTCTAATCAGGGTGTTGGTGTGATGTGGGCTGAAGTGGGCTTTCCCTAAGGCCAAACATAAAACACATTTGATAATTGAGAACTGCAGTGCGAATCAGGGGTGCAATGTGTTCACGGAAGTAATTTCGTTCTAAGTGGCCTTAAGGTGCGACCATTGGCTTCGTGTCTCTTCATCTCATCTCTTACAATCAAGGCTAAGTTGTCAGGGATTTAAGATTAATACAAGAACATGCTTTGAAATATCTAGATAAAGGATTCACTTAACATTAGGAGCTCCAATAGATCGATCTAACTGTAAGTCATACAATGTATTTACGAAGAATAGGTACAAATcctttaattaaacaaattcatGTTTCTAATCTACATTTTCGAGTTCCAATTAGATAGTTCTATTCGTGTGACCCCCGCTGTTCATTCATTCACATGCATGTCTGGCAAGGTCGCAATTTTCGAGCGTGCCAAGTGGTTGACGATTTCACGTTGTGCAAATGTTCTTAAATTTGGTTGCATTCATTCACAGCTGCTCGAGTTTCTCTGTTTACAATGTAAACACGTGCTGTGCGAAATAACACACCGAaaagagcgaaagagaggtCAATTCGGTGAGAGCAAAGGAGAGAAGATAGCGCAGagacattgcgtatacgcatcGTTGGCCATCTGCGGAGGGCACGTGAATGAAGCGTGTTTTGGGCGGGTATAAAAATAGCCAGGCAGGCGAGAAAATTCTGTTATTATATTAACGTCATTCTGCGGAACATCAGTGCCACTCAAGAATTTCAGCAAGGCCGAACCAtcccacaatttattttggggGGTGGAGTTTGTTGAATAAAATGAACAATTACGAGCGCCAGTTATGAGCAGCCAGCTGCACGAAGCGGTAGACAGTTTTGCTATGAAGGTTAGCCAAATGTCATGTCAACTGGGGTGTCCTTTTTGTGCCACGACAGGCACCAGCGAGGAGCTCACTGACACAAGCCCAGTCAAAGGACCTCCACTTCCGCATTGTCACTCGCAAAGAGTCCTGAACCTTAACAACGCATTGAGTGGTACTAATTTATAGTTTTCGGTTTAAGAGTGATGGATGATAGGTACAGAGAGCGCTTTGTTCATTTGTAACTGTCTGTTATCTTCGTCCAAGAACCCTTTATTTTACGAGTATCCTTTTCATTTCCCTATTGCTGTGCCCGAGTAGGGTAATCTGTTTTTGTTAGGAGGAAAGCACTTACAAACCAATTAAGATACAACATGTATTACGAATAAAGACTTAACTTAACTGGCATGCAGAAAATGCAATGTTATCATGCCGAAGACTTTATACACTGCCTTTCAAATTATCCtttgatttaatatacaaTTGATTATGTTATTTGAACGTGTGTTTTGTGGTAGGGCAGGTTATAATCCTGCTGTTCagcttgtttttatttccgtTCGTCGGCACTTTTGCTCTTTTCATTCCTCTTCCTGCCGCACTTATTTTTAGATCCGAGCACCTAATCCGCCACCAGTGGGCGACCAAGTGGGGTTGGGCGGTGGCTCTGGTAATTAAACCGCAAACTGGCGCCCACTTGAAGGGGGGGAGGGGGCCTCTGCGAAAGACAAAGGCTGAGCCCGTCGAGTGCACTTACTTCTTGGCATCGGGCGACTGGCAGAGTGGGTATCCAATTAAACGGAAACGGGATGTGCATTGGCATTATCAGCGGCTCCGCGGGTGGGTGAAAGTGCTCCGACTTTTGGCTTCGGCGAACCCAGCAGGGACTAGAAGGAGGAGATTCCACCAGGTGATCCCAGGTGGGCGGAGCACAAGGAACTGTTCTATTATCGATTTTTACGCACTTAATGCCGCTTACTTTGCGGCCAATTCGATTCACTGCCACTCAGTTAAGCACTTGGATGTAGCGCAATATTGGTTCCTGTTCCTCAAATGCACCCAGGTGGTTGGAGGCGACAGCAGCTGCACTGGGAACACCTCGGAAAACAGGACCGTGCCAGACGAGAAAACGCGCTAAACTGGATGACAACATGGAAAACATTGGTTAACAGGGGTCCAAAAGGTGGTTGCGGTGGGAAATTTTAACGGTCGAGGGAAATGTACATTTCCCACCCCTTATGTTCtctaaaaataatagaatttGGTATTGGAAACTGTTTAATTAATcgctataaaatatattcaatcataataatataattcaTTATAATAATTcagtaatattattttattaatattcacCAAGCGAAGTGCCGCATTTCAACAGAAAATGCAAAACTTTACTAAGGGAAATTCACCAGCGAAGGGAAAATAAAAGCGCCATCTTACGGCTagattttcaatatttaaaaatggcGTTCAGGATAATATAtaccatttaaaattaaaataacaaaaacatatCATTGATTACCGACTTTCCCCAATTTACCGCCCCACAAATCTTGGTAGCAATAACTATTAAGACTGAAAAATGTGGGCAACCATAAACCAGtagtcataaatatttattcagtTTAGTACAATAGGTAAGCATGCACAGTTTAATAATAGCTTTTTATGATGATTCGTCTTTGAACAACAGTTTATTGCAAGTAGTAAGCCGTAGAAGGACACGACTCTTTTTTGGAGCGCTCCGAATAGTTTGCACTGTAAGCTgcggggtgtgtgtgtgtgtgtgtgtgtgccagtgtgtgagAATGCCGGGGATTTCCCGACAACAGCCTAACATATTAATTATAGTAAGATAGTAACGAACGCAAGGGTAAGCCACAATTGAAAATCACATTAGAGGTTCTTAAGTGAAAGAATGCAACGAACCAAGAGGCCGGAACgcaataaacaacaacaaatgccgCCGAGTGCTATAAGTGGTGTATGGACGATCCGCGGGATCAACAGCTTGCAAAAATACATTTCTCTCTGTTTGCCGAAAATAGTTATTCTCTATCTGCCTAAATCTCTGTAATTTCCATGGTACATCACTGTTTGACAACCGAAACTGGAGCTATTGCTAGATCTGATGGATCGGTGCTTTTGAGTGACTATCTCCGCAGATCGATGACCTTGATTTTGGCCTGGTTATCCATTCGGATGTGCTGCGCCTCCATGAAGAGCGGCGGGTCATTAGGATGCGGATGAAAGCCCGACTGGCGACATTGGGCTATGTAGTCCAGACCGTAATGTGGCGTGAGTATAAAGAAACCAGTACTGGAAGCGAAAGATATGGATACCAGATAGTCAGGTGTTGTCTACATTGACTCAATCGATGACTCACGTATTGTACTTAGGCGCGCACACAATAGCCAAAGCTTCGGGCATCATAATCTGATAGGAGCAATGCGTATGCAGGTCAACGGAGGACAAAAACGCAGTCTGAGTTGGATGAGTCTGGGGAAGAAGGCTATTTCTCAATTCAAGATTATAAAACTAAAGATTCGAAACCCACATGAATCCATCCCAGCGTAATCAGCTGCATCTGGTCCTGCACATCGAATATCTGCTCCTCGTGCATCGTGTTGCAGCTGTCCGGAGTTCCTTGCTGTTGCGGCGTAATGATGTGAGTGATGTACAGCTGGTTCTGGGACAGATGACCAGCCAGTACGCCGCATGTCTCGATGTTTTTCGAGGTGTTGGCAAGGGCCAGCTTCAGAAACACCTCCATGGTGTCCCCGGGCACGTAAACGAGGCGCAAAGAGCCAGCCAGCAGAGAATCTGTGCGGTTGTAAGATGGCTTCTGATTGCGATCGAAGCTTGGCTTGGAGCTAAAAATATGGATATGTTTAAAAGAGAAATCATGTTTTGCTTAATGATATATTAGCGAACCGTAGTCCTAAACTAAAGTTTTTGATTTGCATAGCTGTTCAATCAACGTCAAAAACCAATCCTATAATCTCATAAAGTAGATAACACAGATAAACTGCTTGAAGAAACAATCAAGTTAAGGGAACTATCAGTTTTCTTATCATGTATAATCAAACTGGGGATCGGTTTATAGCTAACGATTGCTTGATAAGCAAGTCTATGCCAAATGATTGTTTGGGTTTCCAATTTCAAACCTCGAATGAGGCAAACGCATTTTATAAGGCTAACATGAATTGGAGTCCTGCTGGGGTTACGTGTTTACAGAAATCCTTGGGGTTTCATAATTTAAACTAAGAATTTACATAAAGCTGTGCATTTGTCATTTAGGAACGAACTATAGACTGCAACACTGATGTAATGTTTAAAGTCTAAAGTCTGTGGGGGAATCTCACTTGGTTGTCTTGTCGGCGGCTGCTTCGCTGGCAGCGGGCAGCAGGAGTCCCGATCCCGGCAGGCTGCGATTGGCGCCCGTGGGAAAGTCATTGGGGTAGACCACCTGGTCAAGCAGGCCCAGGTCCGGAGCCGATGGCTGGTTGCCTTCGTCGATGAGCACGTGCAAATTGGCCGGGATGAGGGATGGGATAGCACTTGAACCTGCCTTCTCCCTTTCCTTTTGTCGCTGACGTTCCCTTTCCCGCTCCCGTTCGCGTTCCAGTTCCTTGACTCGTTCCGCCTCCTTGCTAGCCAGGAACTGCTCGTACTCCCTTTGGTAGTGCGTTAGTAGCTTGGCTCTCAGTTTCTCCGTCGTGGGCATAATCTCGTCCTTAATCTTCCTGTTAATATCCCGCACCTCGGCCTTGACGCTGCCATAATCCGGGTGCTGGCGGATCTTCTCGATGAAGAGGGTCATGTAGCGCAAGTACAGGATGAATGCGTTCTCGTGGTTGCCCTCCCGCAGGTAAACATTGGCCATGCGCAGCATCTCGGTGCCAGAGCGGTAGTACCTGCAAGGACATTGGCTGAGTGTGAGGAACTGAGAGCCCACAAGTCCTTGGCCAACCAAGGTCACAGCCTTGCGGGAAACGGCCATGGACGCGAAGGACTCACCGCGTGACTGGCATGTTCTTGTCCACCTCGATCAGGTTGCCGCAGTGCGACAGGTGCTTCATCCTCTCCTGCGGCTCCACGTCGCCCATGCTCATGTTATTCACAGCCTTCGACATGGTTTCAATTGCTCCTCCCGAAGTTCCAGCTCTTCCTCGCGCTTTCCACTGCCGTGTTTCCTGGATTCCCTTGCGTATTGTCTTGGCTTAGTGCTCGCGCGGAATGGACGTACTCTAGGTTGTCAATCAAGCGCTATTCCACAATCTTCTCGAGTGCAAAATTACTCATAATTACGCAGGGCGTCCTCTGAAAAAGCTGGAAACAGCTGTTCTCCCACGCAGTCAGCTGTGTGCGATTGACCGCAAAGAGTCATCGACGTCCTATCGATACTAATCGATGGTAATAGTAACAAGACGATTATCGGGTTTTGAAACGAAcgttaactttttgttttgtcgcTACAGTGTATTAATGTGAATAATAAGCCATTTTTGAGTTAAATTTCTAAAGAATCTTCTTTACTTAAACCTTATTTCAAAGGAAACAATATTACTAAATGCATAGAGGTTAAACATATAGTGGCCAGTACACGAATCCACCAGCTTGTTCGTCTTGAAGGTGACATAATCATAAAGGagttaatataatattatag harbors:
- the CG2224 gene encoding uncharacterized protein, isoform B, producing the protein MSKAVNNMSMGDVEPQERMKHLSHCGNLIEVDKNMPVTRYYRSGTEMLRMANVYLREGNHENAFILYLRYMTLFIEKIRQHPDYGSVKAEVRDINRKIKDEIMPTTEKLRAKLLTHYQREYEQFLASKEAERVKELERERERERERQRQKEREKAGSSAIPSLIPANLHVLIDEGNQPSAPDLGLLDQVVYPNDFPTGANRSLPGSGLLLPAASEAAADKTTNSKPSFDRNQKPSYNRTDSLLAGSLRLVYVPGDTMEVFLKLALANTSKNIETCGVLAGHLSQNQLYITHIITPQQQGTPDSCNTMHEEQIFDVQDQMQLITLGWIHTHPTQTAFLSSVDLHTHCSYQIMMPEALAIVCAPKYNTTGFFILTPHYGLDYIAQCRQSGFHPHPNDPPLFMEAQHIRMDNQAKIKVIDLRR